The Nitrospira sp. sequence CCGCGCTCTCCGGCGAGCTGTCTCACGAAGGTTTCCAGTTCGTCCTTGGCGGCAGCTGCCCGGGTGTGTTCAGCTGCGCCGAACTCGGTGGTGGCGGGGTGTTGCGGGAGAATGACTTGTACCACGAACAGTTCCGCGCCATATCGTTCAGCGAATTGCGCGGCCCAACGAACGGCCTGATCCGCCGTGTGCGAACGGTCGGTTCCGACCATGACCCGTCGAATGGCGCCGTTCTGAGGATGATCGTCCATAATCGTTTCGCGGCTTACTCACAACAATCGGGGATCGAGTATGACCATTGCCACAATCGCAAGTCAATTATGCATAGTCGACAGCAAGCCGAGGCCCGGCGTGATGGATGCCCGTCATGCAGAGCCAAACCGCTTCATTGACGACTCATCGGTCACGTTCGTATGATCCGCCTCTATGTCGGACCGTAGCGACCATGGGCAGGCGAACCTCACCATGCTTGCCCTGCTGGTCGGTCTCTTCGTGAGCGCAGTATGGATCTGGAAACGCTTATCGCCTGACACACAGGATTACATTGTGGATCAGGCGGTGCCGATGGCTGCGATCGGTTTGGTGCTTGCGGTCCTTTTGTTCATTCTGATAAGGGCGCTCCGTCGCCAGCGCGCGAAAACCCGGGAACGAACCAAGCTTCTGAGGCTGTTCGAGCAAGAAACCGCCCGTGATAAACGGCTCGACCTTGCTTTTACCTTGCTTGAACTCAACGAGTACCAAATCGACGGGCTTGAATCAGCCGTCCCTGCCTTGAAAGAACTGTTGGCCACGACCTTAGAACGGGCGCTGGGGGATAAGCAGCATCGTATCCGAGGGATGGCGGCCAGCCATTTGGGCGCGCTAAGAGATCTGTCGGTGGTCCCGCTCCTGGTCAAAGCACTGGAAGATGATCATGCGTACGTGCGTTCCTGCGCCGCCTTGGGGCTTGGACGACTACGGGCAGCCGAAACACGCGAACGTCTGAAGACGGTCATGGAACATGATTGGGACCAAACCGTCAGAAGTCGGGCCCGGGAAGCACTGGAACGGATGCGGGAATAACGGCTTCGGCATGCTGACGAGCACTATCCGCAATGATTGTGACTCTTCTCGACTTCGCATCGCGCCATCACGTAAGTTGGCCCCAACACAGCACACAGGTCTTATTCAAAGAGTGTCACGATGGAACGAATTGTCAATCTTCACATTGAAAAGCTACCTGAAGGGATGTACCTCGCGACATCGGACGCCGTACAAGGTCTTGTCGTGCAAGGGCGGACGATTCAAGAAACGATCGACATCGCTCGTGATGTCGCCAAAAAACTTCTTAAGGCACAAGAGGAACCTGAAGGAGACTCCCCGCTGCCACCTGCTCACTGAGAGTTAGATCTTACCATCTTGTGGACAGGTTAGGTTTGTAGCTTGAGTATGGAGGTGAGCCTGTTCCTAGACCCACTCAATCACGGCAATTTCAGGCCGACAGTTGAAACGAAACGAGAGGAAGGACCAACCCAGCCCCCGATTGACGTACAGCCGGTGCCGGCCGGATTCGTGCCAGCCGGCCACACGGCCGTTGCACCCAGGAGGAAGCCAAAACGTGGGGATTCCCGGTACTCTCCACTGCCCTCCGTGACTGTGTCCGCAGAGAATCAAGTCGACGGCATGATGCGCTTCGATATGGTCCAGAATGTTCGGTGCATGGGCCAGGAGCAGCGTAAAGCGACGGTCGGCTCGAGGAGGGACAGATCGAAGATCGGCACGATGGAGGGAGGGATCATCAACACCCACGATCGCCAATTCTCCCCCGCCCGTTGAAACGATGGTACTTTGGTTGACCAACAGCGTGATCTTGTGCCGATCAGCCAATTCGGCATATTGTGCCACCGGCACCCCGCTGTAATGGTCATGATTGCCTAACGTCATGTACACGGGTGCGATGGCTCGCAGGCCTTCGAGGAAACGGAAGAGATGGGGCAAGCCTTCGGGTACGTTGAGCAGATCTCCGGTGATGAAAATCCAATCAGGGGCAATCCCTTTCACCGCTTCGACGATCCCATCATGGCGCGGGTGATATCGATCAAGATGCAGATCCGTGAGATGGACGGCACGATGGCCGGCCAGAGAAGGATGTGCATGGGTGAGGGTGGAGATCTCGTGATCGGATAGACCCCATTCCCAATGAGGGACGAGGCTGAAGATTCGATAGAGTGGCTCGCTTAAGCAATAGCCGACGAATGATCGCGCGCGATCCGGCCATGACACCGTTCGTCGCGTGCTCATGACCCAACTCATGATTGGCTTGATCGCTCCCACATGGTCTAGAAAAAGTATACCAGGCCCTCTTTCCGGACGATTTGACGATAGAATTCAGCAGAACGTGACCCTTCAACACGCGTAGTTGTATGATGCAAGTGATCGATCCCTTCCTCAC is a genomic window containing:
- a CDS encoding HEAT repeat domain-containing protein, with the translated sequence MSDRSDHGQANLTMLALLVGLFVSAVWIWKRLSPDTQDYIVDQAVPMAAIGLVLAVLLFILIRALRRQRAKTRERTKLLRLFEQETARDKRLDLAFTLLELNEYQIDGLESAVPALKELLATTLERALGDKQHRIRGMAASHLGALRDLSVVPLLVKALEDDHAYVRSCAALGLGRLRAAETRERLKTVMEHDWDQTVRSRAREALERMRE
- a CDS encoding metallophosphoesterase → MSTRRTVSWPDRARSFVGYCLSEPLYRIFSLVPHWEWGLSDHEISTLTHAHPSLAGHRAVHLTDLHLDRYHPRHDGIVEAVKGIAPDWIFITGDLLNVPEGLPHLFRFLEGLRAIAPVYMTLGNHDHYSGVPVAQYAELADRHKITLLVNQSTIVSTGGGELAIVGVDDPSLHRADLRSVPPRADRRFTLLLAHAPNILDHIEAHHAVDLILCGHSHGGQWRVPGIPTFWLPPGCNGRVAGWHESGRHRLYVNRGLGWSFLSFRFNCRPEIAVIEWV
- a CDS encoding DUF1902 domain-containing protein, yielding MERIVNLHIEKLPEGMYLATSDAVQGLVVQGRTIQETIDIARDVAKKLLKAQEEPEGDSPLPPAH